TTAACATAAACGGCATGAAATGACCGGAGTTCTGCTCGATAACAGGAGCTGCAGTGCTTAAGCATTAGTACAAGTCAAAATTGATTGTTACTGCATAATAACTCGATCGATGTAAACTTTAAAAGAGTGTATTAATGGAATTTAGTAAATAATTGATCTTTTCTTCTCAACGTCATCAGGTTCCAGGTCAAGAAGAAGCAATTTTTTCGTAATTTCATGACTATCGTGACGTTTGGTGCTGTTGGAACTCTCATATCCTTTGCCATCGTATCCTTAGGTAACTCGACAACCTGAGGATTTTAGCTTTTGTAGCATAGGTTTCTGCTGGAAGGTTTAAAGATGTGAGACATTTGCGTGTTAGGATATTTGTGCAGAGCAAAAATGTTCGAAACAATACATCATTTAAAGTATGAGCAGGACTGCCTCTTCAGTATAATTGGTTTCAAACAAGCTTCTGCGTTGCTAGCTTCTTCGATTTTGATTGACCAGCGGATAATTTCAATGATGGTTTTAATGGTTGTTCATGAATTCTTTTGTATTTTGAACCAGGTGCAATGCACTTTTTTCACAAGTTCAGTGTCGGTTCCCTCAAGATTGGAGATTATCTTGGTATACTTTATGTCTTCAAATTATTgctgttttgtttttgtcttgttATTTTCTGCTTTATTGGATCAGTCCCTTGGTTGCAGCACTTGGCGCGATATTTTCTGCAACCGATTCTGTTTGCACCTTACAGGTATGCATGGTCTTTGTGTCTTGTGAAGGATGTGCTCCTGTTGCAGATTTCATAACGACGACTGAATTAATCCAAACTTTTGAATGCAGGTGCTGAATCAGGATGAAACGCCTTTGTTGTACAGCCTGGTTTTTGGGGAAGGTGTCGTTAATGATGCTACATCAATAGTGCTTTTCAATGCGATCCAGAGCTTCGACCTCTCTCACATCAATACAAGCACTGCTTTGCAATTTTTTGGaaactttttatatttgtttgttaCAAGTACAATCCTGGGAGTCGCAGTAagcctccctccctccctccctctctctctctctctctctctctcccaaaaTAAATTTCAGACACATAcatcttttttttcttaacgttaCTTTCTTGCAGGCTGGACTACTAAGTGCATTTATCATCAAGAAGCTCTACTTCGGCAGGTTAGTATAATTTTACACCGGAGGACGGAGTTTTTAAACGTGACTTCGAGTAGTGGTCTTATACttgttttttctaattttcaatAATCAGGCACTCAACTGATCGCGAAGTCGCTCTTATGATACTCATGGCTTACCTGTCATACGTGCTGTCTGAAGTAAGATTTGTGACAACTCGTACATCGTGTTTCTTTGGTTTTGTTTCTTATCTAAAAAGAGCTCTgaccataaaacaaaattttgatttatcaTTCAGCTATGTTATTTGAGTGCCATTCTCACTGTGTTCTTTTGCGGAATTGTTATGTCTCACTACACATGGCATAACGTGACTGAAAGTTCACGAGTGACAACTAAGTACGTTAAATATCCATAAACATCTTCCTGGAAAATTGAGAGGCGTTCTCATTCGATCTGCCGAAACCTGGGGAAAACATTGCTGATGTTTCATTCTCTTTACAAACTAATGCAGGCATACTTTTGCCACTCTCTCATTTGTGGCCGAGATCTTTATCTTTCTTTATGTCGGCATGGATACCCTGGACATTGACAAGTGGAGATTTGTGAGTGATAGGTATGATCAATGCAGAAAAAGGAAATCGGCCTCCTTTTAAACTCGTTACGTCTTGTACAACGTGTTTAGTTGATCTCCGTTGGTTAATTTTGCTttgctttattttcattgttcAGCCCTGGAAAATCCATGGCGGTGAGTTCGATACTGTTGGTACTGGTTCTGGTTGGAAGAGCAGCCTTTGTTTTTCCCTTGTCTTTCTTATCCAACTTGACTAAGAAATCTCCACAAGACAAGCTTAGTTTAAAGCAACAAGTAAGAGTTTATCCAATTCTATCTCTTTTGGTGTACATTCTTTGAATCAAATGAAATATTACAGATCTCCGCGCATTTCCCGGTTTTCAGGTTACAGTTTGGTGGGCGGGGCTTATGCGTGGCTCTGTTTCAATGGCACTTGCTTATAATCAGGTAAGATTGAACGCTACGTAGTCCTTTCTGTTGCCTATGAAACTCATTTTTTGTAATCTTCGGGACTTTTAAGACAGTTGGACGAAAGCGAGAAGAACTTCATGATTGTGTACTCGTTCTTTGCTTGGGAAAGTTTTGTCACACAAACATTGATATTTTGTTTTGAATGCGTATGCAGTTTAACAGGTCTGGCCATACGGACTTGCGTGCGAATGCGATCATGATCACCAGCACCATCACAGTTGTTCTTTTCAGCACAGTGGTAAGACACCTGCGACTTGAAAACCGGACTCATTCGGGACACATTTTGTATATAAACCCGCAAATGATTGGTTTGGTATATTACATCCTTTTGTTTATGCAGGTGTTTGGTTTGATGACTAAACCACTTGTGAGAATCTTGCTTCCTGTCTCAAAACACGTCTCGAGTATGATTTCTTCTGAACCGTCTAGTCCTAAATCAATCGTTGTGCCACTACTCGGCAATGGCCAAGATTCAGAAGTGAACTGTGGGGTGGAAGATGCAGAGGCAAACATAGGACCCGTGGACATACCCCGTCCAACTAGTTTACGAATGCTCTTAAGCTCTCCTTCGCACACCGTCCACCATTACTGGCGAAGATTTGATAATGCTTTCATGCGGCCTGTTTTTGGCGGGCGGGGTTTTGTGCCTTTCGTTCCAGGCTCACCTGTTGAAGAAATTGGAAATCAATGGCATTGAGACGGAACTAACACACATATATAACTACTTATACACAATTACAGATGAGCACTAATTTATGTAATGTATAGGTTGTGCTTGAGAGTGGCTGCAGTGTGCATTTGTTCATACAAAGGATACTTGTTTCGTGTGGTGACAGCATTTTACACAGGATGAGCTGCTTGTTTCGTGTGGTGGTTCGGAAATTTTCGTGTCTGCGTAGGTTGCTGATTAGGTTAAATCCTTAGCACAGTTGATGCCCTTGTAAGTTTTGTGTGATTGGTGTTGTAATGATCCTTCAAATTTTTTGATTTCGGAAATTGCATCAACTGAGTGGTTTGAAAAATCAACGGTTAGATCTTGCATATAGGGATCTAATATATCTTTGCATCGGTTAGATGAAAAATAAGAGAAGATTTTTGGCTCCGCGTTACCATTTTCATCACCTATAGAAGAGATTAATGTCGTCCGTACAAACAAGCAATCATCAATAGATGACAATACCCTTTTGGCCTACGCCTTATGCCGAAAAGGAAGATTACCAACTAACTCTTAGTTTAGTGGTACTTCTCAAGTGAATTTCGAATGTTTATCAATTTTTTGATTAACAATCGAAAACCTAATCACGCTCATCTGATCACTGAATTTCTTGGAACATAAGCTTCAAAACAAACTTGGTATCCACAGGAGGACATTTTTACAGAACAAAACATTATTTGGGAGAAGTTCTTACATGCAGAATTCAGATTAGATCCATATATTACGCATCACACGGAAGAACATCTTTGGTGTCAGAAACATGCATGCAGATCCTTCTCACCCAGTCAAGAAGGAGAAACAACTTCGTTTCACTGTCTAATATCCAGGACAGAGAATTGTCTCTACGGATGGATATAGTATCCGATTGCTAGACTGACGAGGGCAACCATACAAACATGGAAGAGAGGGAAGCCAACCGTGACTGTTTTTAAAttgttcttcctcctcctcaacgACTCCTACGAAGAGAAAAGGCGGACATCAGATCTCCAGACGGGGCACATAAGAGCAGCGAGGTTCAAATGATGAAAAAAGAAGACTGAAACAAAAATAATGAATTgattggatggaaaatctacTCATCCATATCTCTCATTCTTCATACTATCTGAATCAAAGGCGGTTATGGGAGAGAACGCATACTTCATTTACCGATTATGCAGCTATCCTCTGATGAAGATAATAGAAAAGTGAAGGATTCGCGGGATAAATTACTCACCAATTCATGTTTAAGCATATTCTTCTCTCGAGTGGACCTGCTACTCTCTTCCATTAACTTCATGATGGTAAGTTCAGCCTGCAAAGAATATGTGACAAATTTAAGATCACTTCTATTTACAGTTTCAAGGAGGGGTCACACGAATGTTAACATTACAAAGAGTACTAGAAAGTAGGATCCACCCAATGGAAATTTGAGGAGCAACACACCCGGAATTGGGCCATGTATGGGATACGATCTTCCTACCCAGGAATGAAAAGAATTGATGCATTATAAGCCTAGTCCACTACAATGGAATATGGAATATGGAAGAGGGAGGACGAGAGGAGGAGCGGGGGTGGGAGAGTGTGAGAAATCATACTGCTGAATGTATTTGCAACAATTCACAGTTAACTACGGCACTTCAACATGCTTAAATAGTAACCTCTTCCCATATTATTCCCCTGTCAACTTTCTTAATTTCAGATATCTTTCCTACTATCCTTCCATGAGAATGACAAcatcttttgtcaaaaataCGTTTTTCATGGTTACCACGTTATAAAGATATCTAGATGAGAAAAACAGACCTCTTTTAGCTTTGAACCCACTGTATTTAGCTTTGATTTCAGTTCCTCAAAATCCTTTGTTAAATTCAACTCAGCAGCACCCCTAGCTGGTTCCAGTTCCTCCATGTCCTTAGCTGTTTTCGATTCTTCCATATTTTTAGTTGGTTTCGATTCCTCCATATCTTTAGCTGGTTTCAAATCCTTCATGTCCTTTGCTGGTTTCAATTCCTCCACATCCTTAGCTGGTTTTGATGCCACAACATCCTTAGCTGCTCTTGACTCATCCACGTCCTTACAAGTTTCAAACGCGTTAACATCCTCAGCAACCCGGCACAAGGAAAACAGATTATGGTTTATTACAATATGTGAACAACTCTTTTTTGACACATCTGATTTCAAAATTGATTACAATATAAAATAACACTTGTTGCACAAAATCATTTACTCCTACTAACATACAGATGAAAATCAATGCTGCCTACCACATTAAAATGCTAGTGCGAATAACATTTGGCACTCTCACACacatgcacataatcaagaaaaattaaTATTCGAACACATATACACagaacaaagaaacaagaaataaAAGATGAACATCAAACAAACGAAGAAGGAATATTCGAACACATACACAGAACAAAGGAACAATAAATAAGAGATGAACATCAAACAAACGAAGAAGGATAAGAGATCAGTCAAGAATTCAGTTCAACGGACAACATTATTGCTCTTACCCCATGACTCGGAGGTATATTTTCAACTCCACTCAAAACCCTATCCATTTTCACTGAAGTGTCATAACATGGATCTTGCTTTGACTCTCCATTGATTGGTACAAATACTGGGGATGCGGTTGGGCTAATAAGCATCACTTTTAACCTCCTTTCTTCAACGTATCTGCTGCTATCTTTTGAAAACTGCCAAAAAAATTGAGAAGTTAAAACAAGAATTTTACCGAACAACTTTAGACCAAGAGACGGCCAATCATTCTTAATATCTTACCATCTGAGATGTAATCTCCTGTTCAGTTGTCCCAAAAGGAATAACGGTGCTCTGGATTAGGAACTTGTCTTTGCACAGCAAATCCGGTGGAGCTACATTCTGAGCTTGCATAGTAACTGCATTGACCAAAAAGGTGAAGAGTCAAAATCCATTTAGCTTCGGCGCTACATTTTGGGTCAGCGCCATAACAGGCAACTAACAATGTCGATGCAAGTTTACGCTTAACAATATGTCCTCATAATCTTACGAACAGACGCATTACAGTACATGTATGAACAGAAAAACGTTGCTAGACTGTCAATTCCAATCAAGTAAATTCGTGTTCCAATATCTGATCCGTATTGACAATCATAACATATAATGCTTCGCCTAAGACGACATATCATCAATGCATGCATTAGGACTCAAACCACAGAGACAACAACACATTacagaaaaacacaaaaaccccAAGATGAAGAGAGATGAAGAACACAAGACCTGTGAAATCACATGTTGTGTTAGGCTTTACAATGCCTGCATTCGGCCGCACGCAATATTTCTTCGGAGAAGTGGTCTTCACCTGCAATCAAATTTTGCCAAATAGCAAACCAAAACATTAAGCACACCCAATTCATCTCCTGAAGcccaaatcaaacccaaatttttctcAATTTCGGccacattttcatcaaaagtgaCTAAATCATATATGTTTCCATGCACACAACACACGATCTACAAAAAACAATAAGGAattcagaaaattaaaaaaaaagaaagaaaaaaactgtGAAAGTTTGAAGCAACTACAATACCTTGAAAGCAACATAGCGATCGGACTTGTTGCCGAGTTGAATCGAGCACGTACTCTGCTTCTTAACCTCAACTGCAATCGGGAAACAAAACAAGACACGATTAAACAACAATGAATAAACAAGGTAGTGCGATCAGTTGTTTCTTAGGTGTGATGAAATAATACTAATTAAAGTTATGAACCCAAAAAAATGTGGGAAATTAGCAAATTACAAGTGAATGTGAGCTCGGGGGGATGAACATCCAGAAGCTCTGGTGCCGTCGTCATCGGCAGTTCTTGAGGGAATGCAGGCGGATGAGAAGAACCCAGACGAagaaactagagagagagagagagagagagagagagagagagagagagagagagtgggattctagagagagaaagtgtgggAATGGAGGaatgggtggtggtggtggtgctcagTTGCTGAAATACAACCACTGACAGTGGCAATGGGTCTCTCTCAATTGTTGAACTGTACCCGCTTCCCcacctttattttatttcttagcAAGCACCCAAACCAAATTGACCCAATTGCCCCCAACATGGTGAGGTAAATAGTTGTAGTTCTGGGTACGTGTTTGTTGTCAATCTAAGTCAAAATCCAACTTTCAACTCAAATTATGTCTAATTTCAcccatatatgatatatttgaGAGAGGAGGTATTTTATATAAGCGAATATAACTTATGCACTCGAGTGAGAATTTTTTCTACTCTCTCAATTTAATTTAGTTTAAAGTAAAATATCActtgaataaaaataaataaaaacttttgGATCTTAAATTTAGACTTGAATCCTCGTTTTTACACTTGAAAGTGAAGAATTGGATACCATTTGAATGGAAAGTTCGACTCAGATTGAGACGAACAAAAAATTTAGGACAGTGTTATctacacacctatttttacttcttacacactccTTTCAATTTTCGATAAtcgaatcgaatgaattgaagaaaaaaatcaataaataaaaattaacaaggatgtGTGACTACTCAAATTTTACCACACATTATTAAGAAGAAGTTTTTCACCACAAATATTAACGTTGACGTTGCATGCACGGTAATTTTGTGCAACTTAAGGCATTCAAGGGCAAAAGGAAAGTAGCAAGTAGCAAAGCAAAGCCACCAAACTAGACAAGAACTGGCCACTGCGTACCACGTGGACGTGGACGTGGACGTGCACACTACCCTTTTTACTTTACCGAAAGTTAAGAGCTTAAAAAGGAGAagccaaaaataaataacaaagattttcttcttcttttcaccTGCCCTTTTTCggtttttcctcttcttttccAAAGGAAAAGGTGGGAAGTCAAAAATGAATCTAAAGAAATAATTGATTAATGTTATTTTTGTATGTGATGTTGTGTCACACATGATTGCTATAATTATATGAAATGAAAATGTGGAGTTTAGacttttaggtttgattttctttGTCAATATTGTACCACGTGTTTAATTTAACTTTAGGCTTTTCTCTATATTTGGGTTGTGTCTGTTGTGAAGAAATGTACAAGGATGAGACACATCTCACTTCAAAAGGTTTGTTCATGCATGTGCATTTCACATCTATATTCCTGCTTCATTTTGACTAGCTTAATTGTTTAGTCAGGCTTGCGTGCGAATTTCCTGCAAGCTGGGCACACAAATTAAGACCTACCCACATGGGCTTCTTGACAGCTTTCTATCGATAGTCAGATCTCAGCCCTTAATCTTGTCTGATCAGTTTGTAGAACGACATGTGTCCTTGGtaggtgaaaaaaaaattgaagctttggagttaagaTCCCTAGCTAGGGATTCTttctttttgggatttttcaGATTATATTTCTAGTGAGAAGTTAGCATGAGAAAGGCATTAAGACTTTACATGcctttttgttcttcatttatgAAACCCTAGTTGCAAAACCTTCTTTCATGCATTAAACACCCAATCATTGAAGAATATGGTTGCGTTGTCTTTGGTTTTGCATTAAATTAGGGGTCAAGTGTTTCtagtttcaaatctttaaaaCTGACCCATTTTAGGATTCTCgtcagtttcttccttcaactgTTTGATTGCAGAAACTAACTAGACATCTGAATCCAGATCTGCATATCATTGTCACATCATCACGTGCATAGTTCGTGAGCTGGTCTCGGTGCCATAAGGTGAAGAGTTCATGAGGAGCTGCCACTTCGTAAAAATCGAAGGAATCCATCTTGTGTGAAGCAAGATTGCACAAAGGTAAAACTACTCCATGGATATGGTTCTAGGAATTGAGCTTTACGTGGTAATTTGTAAGAACCATGATTATACTAATGGATTGGACTCAGTGTAGAGTTCCCGGTTTTTTAACCCAGAGGTTTGTTTTTCCAGCCAAAAAATATTGTGTTCATAGTTACTTATATTGTGTCACATACctcacatacatatacatattacATGTATCACTTGAATATTTAATAAGTATGTGCTCACAATCATGCTCACCTGACATGCTAATAACTTGGAACAAACTAAAAGCTTGCTGACTAGGATAAATATTGATAACTGAGATTGGTCATTTAATCTTTGGTTTATTAACAAACATATCTATCTTAGTCGACTAGCAGGCTTGACTAGTCAGTCTagcaaattattatttttatatagagaATATTCTTCCTGttactaatttaaaaaaaaaaaaaatttatggtgGGGTTTGTAAATTTAGTGATAACTAACATTTAATCGTGTATTTAATATCAAAACTCAAGTCTcttctctatttgtttttttgtaaAGTCTAGCTTTAAGtgtttggctttccttgtcaaGTATTGTAATTGAACCATCACACACGCTCAATTTAGCTTTAGAATATACTCAGATTATGGGCTATTGTTGTTGGAGTAAATGTTTAAGAAGTGGCACATTTCAACTCAAGGGTTTGTTCATGCATGTGTATCTCATATCTCTATTTGTGTTGCATTCTGTCTAGGTTAATTGTCTAGTCAGTTTTGCGCCCTGACTTCCAGTTGTTTAGGCACATAGATTAAGACAGCCCACATGGGCTCACAGACACCTTTTTGATGGTAGTCAACTTCTGGCCATTGATCTGCCTAGATCTCTTTTGTAGCAAACAAGTGTTATTGGGACAAGTTGGCTGATGAAAAATCTGATTTCCTGGGGTATATTTACTTCTAGGGTTTTAGATTGTTCttggaggggggggggggaggggtttAGAACTTAGTTTTAGAGATAGGGAGTTGCCTTAAAGGCTTGAAGTTTGCATCTTCTCCATTTATGAACCCTAACTGCCAAACCTTCCTCATGCATTAAACACTCAATTATTGTCTATTAGAGTTGCATTGTTTTAAGATTTTGCATTTAAGTCTTGGTCTGGTTTTAAGCTTTAAATTCGATTTTAGACCAAACTTTTGGATTCAAGTTAGATTCTTCCTTTAATTGTTTGACTGGAGAATCAGACTGAATCAGACTGGTCATTGGAATCCAGATTTCATGTGCATATCATAAAATCATGTCACATCATTGATCGTGTTGATCTTGGTGCCACAAGGTGATAAGCTCAGGAGGAGCTGCCACTTCGTGAAGATCGAAAGAGTCAATCTCGTGTAAGAtaaggttgcacaaaggtaaagctgCTTTATAGATAGGGATCTATGAATTGAGCTTGTGTGGTCTTTGTATGAGCTTTTGTTGACACTAGTGGATTTGACTCAGTGGAGAGTTCCTggttttttttaacccaaatgTGGGTTTTTTAGGCCAAAAATCTCTTGTGTTCAAGTTATGTTTATTGTGTCACACATCCCACATACACATACATGATACATATATCTGTTGAACATTTAAATGGTATGTGCTCACTATTGTGTTCACTTGACACATTAATAACTTGCAATGATCAACATCCTTGATAACTAGGATAATTTTGGGAACTGAAATTGGTATTTGAATCTTAGATTTATCGACTAACAAATCTATCTTAGTTGACTAGCGAACTTGATTAGTCAGTCCAGcggattataatttttatatacaGGATATTCCACATGGTACCAatttcaattggtatcagagcatagctCTAGATATAAATAGAGTGATCTCTGAAATTTGCTGGTATTGGGTGAAATCTCACCATGGATCGTGATCATGTCAGTGGCTAGTGCAATACACCTCTATTCTTGGATGGTACAAATTATGCTGCTTGGAACGAGAAGTTTCAGAAATTCCTTGAGGCTCAAGATCTTATAACTGCTGATTATATCACTCTTGAGTGGAAGGCTCCATCGAGGTGAGTCAATGAAGAGTCTATGATTAAGCCAAAAGGTGAATGGACTCAAAGAGAAATTGTTTCGGCCATGGCtaataggaaagcaaacaatGCAATTGTTTCTGTCATTTCGTCTAATCAATTTGCTTATGTTCGATATTGCATAACTGCCAAGCAAGCTTGTGACAAACTCCGAATTCTTCATAAGGATGATAAACAAGTGAAAGATTTAAAGCTTCAAATGACCCTTTCgaaatttgaagatttgagaatGCTCGAGTTTGAGACTTTCTCGGTCTTCTTTGAGAAAGTTGAAATGTTAAcaaatgaagctttggggttaGGGAAGCCTATTTATGTAACAATCGTTGTTCAAAAGATTTTAAGATGCTTGCCCAagagatttcaagcaaagaagGCCGTCATTCAAGAATTTCAGGACCtaaattgtaacatcccatatcgcccaagggagtgatccttaaatgtatattcacatccctacctagcacgaggccttttgggagctcactggcttcgggttccgtaggaactccaaagttaagcgagaaagaggccagagcactcctaggatgggtgacccactgggaagttgcttatgagttcccaaaaacaaaaccgtgagggaatggtatgcccaaagctgacaatatcgtgctacggtggtggagcaggCCAGGGAAGTGATCCGTCGCgagccgagatgtgacaattggtatcagagccaatccctgggcggaagtgtgccgatgaggacgtcgggcccctaagaggggtggattgtaacatcccacatcgcctaggggagtgatctttaaatgtatattcccatccctacctagcacgaggctttttgggagctcactggcttcgggttttgtaggaactccaaagttaagcgagaaagaggccagagcactcctaagatgggtgacccactgggaagttgcttgtgagttcccaaaaacaaaaccgtgagggaatggtaagcccaaatcggacaatatcatgctacggtggtggagcgggcccggaaAGTGATCCACCccaggccgagatgtgacataaATGAGATCAAGCTTGAAAAATTGGTTGGGAAGCTCAAAGCTTAACGTGGATGAAAGTGACtccaaaaagagaaaagaagtggCCTTTCAAAGTGTTGAGAACTATGAGGTTGTTGGTGATGTGTGTAGACATGCCTTAGAAGATGATCTTGTCTTATTCGTCAAACAATTCAGAATAATTCttaaaaaacaaaggaaatgaTTCTAAATGGTTTGGTGAGTCATCAAACAATCGGGAAAAACAATCTACTGGAGTAAAGCACAAAGGGTTCATTAGAAAATGAGACAAAGGTGTGTTAAAAATACCAAGTCCTTACTTTGCATGTGGGGGAAGTGGGCACTGTGCTGCTGATTATGCTAACACCAAACTCTTTGGTCAAAAGCACGAAAAGGCAATGATGGTTACTTGGAGTGATAACAATGATCAAGATTCTGTGCATTTTGATGAGTCATCAGATAATGAAGAAAaagttgttgtttttgttgctCTAATTGAGGAAGTGTCTCTGAGTGATGATGATTCTGTTCTGAATGGCAATGAGGAGATGTCTTATGATGAATTGTGCATCAAGTATGATTTTCTCTTTGATGAGACTTGTACTAAAAAATGGAGAAGATTGAGCTAACTAAGAAGGTTGCTGAGTTACAGAAAGAAAATAATTCTCTTCGTCTAGTCAGAACTAAATTGgatgaaaaaaattagttatctTGAGGTCCATGTTGAGGAGCTGAATGAGAAGGCTTCTAATTGcaatgacaaagttgaaaaggaTGATGTTATTGCTACTCTTGAAGCTTAGGTTCAAAACTTGCTAGAATCTCGAAAGAACTTGAtgaatcaaattcatgcattGAAGACAAATAATGTGATGTATCATGAGGGCCAACAGGAAACCGCTATTTGAACTGAATGAGGCAAATGATAAAGTAATTCGGCTACTGAGTATTGGGAAACTACACAGTGACAAATGTGGTTTTGGTTATGTAGAAAGTGGCTCAAGTTCTTTTCCcaccaaaacaaaatttgtgAGAAAATCTAGGACTATATCTCAGAAAATCAAATCATGTCCAAAGACAACATCTGTTACTACATGTCATCACTACGGTGAAGTTGGGCACATTCATCCAAAATGTAGAAAATTGTACTCTGGAAAGACCAATTCGCTGAAGGGTTAGGTAGATCGTCTATTCATTGAAGTCAACATAATTGCTCAGCTTGTTCAGTCTTCTTCATTTAGAAATATTACGCAAAGTCTGAAGTGGGTTCAAAAGGCCTTGAACAAGTGTTTTGTTGTTCTAAATGCTCTATATGTTACCAAGCCAAATGTATGGTATCTAGATAGTGGGTGTTCTCGTTACATAACTGGAGACAATGAGGCTTTCTTATCTCTTGCTCATTTTATTGACGGTGGTGTTGTGTTTAGTGGTGGAGACAAGTCTTAGATACAGGGAAATGTGATGTCAAG
The nucleotide sequence above comes from Malus sylvestris chromosome 16, drMalSylv7.2, whole genome shotgun sequence. Encoded proteins:
- the LOC126608690 gene encoding sodium/hydrogen exchanger 1-like, yielding MAVDASTIATESMKILMASDHTSVVSMNLFVALLCACILLGHLLEESRWMNESITALVIGLCTGVVILLTTGGKSSHLLVFSEDLFFIYLLPPIIFNAGFQVKKKQFFRNFMTIVTFGAVGTLISFAIVSLGAMHFFHKFSVGSLKIGDYLALGAIFSATDSVCTLQVLNQDETPLLYSLVFGEGVVNDATSIVLFNAIQSFDLSHINTSTALQFFGNFLYLFVTSTILGVAAGLLSAFIIKKLYFGRHSTDREVALMILMAYLSYVLSELCYLSAILTVFFCGIVMSHYTWHNVTESSRVTTKHTFATLSFVAEIFIFLYVGMDTLDIDKWRFVSDSPGKSMAVSSILLVLVLVGRAAFVFPLSFLSNLTKKSPQDKLSLKQQVTVWWAGLMRGSVSMALAYNQFNRSGHTDLRANAIMITSTITVVLFSTVVFGLMTKPLVRILLPVSKHVSSMISSEPSSPKSIVVPLLGNGQDSEVNCGVEDAEANIGPVDIPRPTSLRMLLSSPSHTVHHYWRRFDNAFMRPVFGGRGFVPFVPGSPVEEIGNQWH
- the LOC126608691 gene encoding vesicle-associated protein 2-2-like, translated to MTTAPELLDVHPPELTFTFEVKKQSTCSIQLGNKSDRYVAFKVKTTSPKKYCVRPNAGIVKPNTTCDFTVTMQAQNVAPPDLLCKDKFLIQSTVIPFGTTEQEITSQMFSKDSSRYVEERRLKVMLISPTASPVFVPINGESKQDPCYDTSVKMDRVLSGVENIPPSHGDVDESRAAKDVVASKPAKDVEELKPAKDMKDLKPAKDMEESKPTKNMEESKTAKDMEELEPARGAAELNLTKDFEELKSKLNTVGSKLKEAELTIMKLMEESSRSTREKNMLKHELESLRRRKNNLKTVTVGFPLFHVCMVALVSLAIGYYIHP